Proteins from a single region of Streptomyces sp. Tu 3180:
- a CDS encoding DUF4239 domain-containing protein, producing MPEWLVLTLAMLAACVVVVVITLVRHRRAADDEDPTETPDVIEYMTMWIGVVYAIVLGLAIAGVWEGRSAAQEHVRAEAVALHEISERVRVYPVEVRDRIRDDVNAYVGHVVTTEWRTMADDGRVTEHGTELLDRVRRDVTDYRPRTDFEAQAYQPLVDQVAAADQARSSRAESTGRTMPGVVWFGLITGAVVTIGMVFALQIRRTSRELVLAGLFSALIAFLLFLIWDFDAPYGRGIAASTDPFLRLFPHVGG from the coding sequence TTGCCGGAATGGCTTGTTCTCACCCTCGCGATGCTGGCCGCCTGTGTCGTCGTGGTCGTCATCACCCTCGTACGGCACCGCCGGGCGGCCGACGACGAGGATCCCACCGAGACCCCGGACGTCATCGAGTACATGACGATGTGGATCGGCGTGGTGTACGCCATCGTCCTGGGCCTCGCCATCGCCGGCGTCTGGGAGGGGCGCAGCGCCGCCCAGGAGCACGTGCGGGCGGAGGCGGTGGCACTGCACGAGATCTCGGAGCGGGTGCGGGTCTACCCCGTCGAGGTGCGTGACCGCATCCGGGACGATGTCAACGCCTATGTCGGACACGTCGTCACCACCGAGTGGCGGACCATGGCGGACGACGGCCGGGTCACCGAGCACGGCACCGAACTGCTCGACCGCGTCCGCCGGGACGTCACCGACTACCGGCCGCGGACGGACTTCGAGGCGCAGGCCTACCAGCCGCTCGTGGACCAGGTCGCCGCCGCCGACCAGGCCCGCAGCTCGCGGGCGGAGTCGACCGGGCGGACCATGCCGGGCGTGGTGTGGTTCGGCCTGATCACCGGGGCCGTCGTCACCATCGGGATGGTCTTCGCGCTGCAGATCCGGCGCACCTCCCGCGAACTGGTCCTCGCCGGGCTGTTCTCCGCGCTGATCGCCTTCCTGCTCTTCCTCATCTGGGACTTCGACGCGCCCTACGGCCGGGGCATCGCCGCGTCGACGGACCCGTTCCTGCGGCTCTTCCCGCACGTAGGGGGCTGA
- a CDS encoding class F sortase has translation MSAFWPAEAEEEAPRRKRAPWGVIALVLLTGLALIRNGSGEFDVGPPQPASAAAADSQAPGGPVAGSVQPLPYAVPDRVRIPAIQVDAPIMPVGLDAEGWVDAPPPEDPNLAGWFTGAVSPGEKGTAVVVGHVDNHRGPAVFYGLGALKKGNRVEIARKDAKTAVFEIYGVEVFAKNNFPGDRVYASKGAPELRVITCGGAFSQQDGYDGNVVAFARLVEVR, from the coding sequence ATGTCTGCTTTCTGGCCGGCCGAAGCCGAGGAGGAGGCGCCGCGGAGGAAGCGCGCCCCCTGGGGCGTGATAGCGCTGGTTCTGCTCACCGGCCTCGCGCTCATCCGGAACGGCTCGGGGGAGTTCGACGTGGGTCCGCCGCAGCCGGCCAGCGCGGCCGCGGCCGACAGCCAGGCGCCCGGCGGCCCCGTGGCCGGTTCGGTTCAGCCGCTGCCGTACGCGGTGCCGGACCGGGTCAGGATCCCGGCGATCCAGGTCGACGCGCCGATCATGCCGGTGGGACTGGACGCGGAGGGCTGGGTGGACGCGCCGCCGCCGGAGGACCCGAATCTGGCGGGCTGGTTCACCGGCGCCGTCTCGCCCGGCGAGAAGGGCACGGCGGTCGTCGTCGGACACGTCGACAACCACCGGGGACCGGCCGTGTTCTACGGACTCGGAGCGCTGAAGAAGGGAAACCGCGTCGAGATCGCGCGCAAGGACGCGAAGACGGCCGTGTTCGAGATCTACGGCGTCGAGGTCTTCGCGAAGAACAACTTCCCCGGCGACCGGGTCTACGCCTCCAAGGGGGCCCCGGAACTGCGGGTCATCACCTGCGGCGGCGCCTTCTCCCAGCAGGACGGTTACGACGGGAACGTCGTCGCCTTCGCCCGCCTGGTCGAGGTGCGCTG